In the Ursus arctos isolate Adak ecotype North America unplaced genomic scaffold, UrsArc2.0 scaffold_30, whole genome shotgun sequence genome, one interval contains:
- the IDI1 gene encoding isopentenyl-diphosphate Delta-isomerase 1 isoform X1: MWRALARALTIGRTAPRSGPQTWGRGLREHLAAQEARAAEQAYPERGHLCVRVTDRVRRAASMPEIDTDKLDAQQVQLLAEMCILIDEEDRRVGAETKRNCHLNENIDRGLLHRAFSVFLFNTENKLLLQQRSDAKITFPGCFTNTCCSHPLSNPQELEEKEAIGVRRAAQRRLKAELGIPMEEVPPEEIDYLTRIHYKAQSDGIWGEHEIDYILFVRKNVTLNPDPNEIKSYCYVTKEELKELLEKAACGEIKLTPWFQIIADSFLFKWWDNLNHLNQFVDHEKIHRM; the protein is encoded by the exons ATGTGGCGCGCTCTGGCGCGGGCGCTGACGATTGGGCGCACGGCCCCGAGGAGCGGGCCCCAgacctgggggcggggcctgcgggaGCATCTCGCGGCGCAGGAGGCGCGCGCGGCGGAGCAGGCGTACCCGGAGCGCGGCCACCTGTG CGTCAGGGTCACGGACAGGGTCCGGCGGGCTGCCAGCATGCCGGAGATTGACACGGACAAGCTGGACGCACAGCAGGTGCAACTGCTGGCGGAGATGTGCATCCTCATAGATGAAGAGGACCGTCGCGTCGGGGCGGAGACCAAACGGAACTGCCATCTGAACGAGAACATAGACAGAG GGTTATTGCATCGAGCTTTCAGCGTCTTCTTATTCAACACGGAAAATAAGCTCCTGCTGCAGCAGAGGTCGGATGCTAAAATCACCTTTCCAG GTTGTTTTACCAACACTTGCTGTAGTCATCCGTTAAGTAATCCCCAAGAGCTCGAAGAAAAAGAGGCCATTGGAGTAAGAAGAGCAGCACAGAGGCGTTTAAAGGCTGAATTAGGAATTCCCATGGAAGAG GTTCCTCCAGAAGAAATTGATTACCTCACACGAATTCACTATAAGGCTCAGTCAGATGGTATCTGGGGGGAACATGAAATTGATTATATTCTGTTTGTGAGGAAGAATGTAACTTTGAATCCAGATCCCAATGAGATTAAGAGCTACTGTTACGTGACAAAGGAAGAGCTAAAAGAACTTCTGGAAAAGGCAGCCTGTGGTGAAATTAAGTTAACTCCATGGTTTCAGATTATTGCCgattctttcctctttaaatgGTGGGATAACTTAAATCATTTGAATCAGTTTGTTGACCATGAGAAAATACATAGAATGTGA
- the IDI1 gene encoding isopentenyl-diphosphate Delta-isomerase 1 isoform X2, which produces MWRALARALTIGRTAPRSGPQTWGRGLREHLAAQEARAAEQAYPERGHLWVRRAASMPEIDTDKLDAQQVQLLAEMCILIDEEDRRVGAETKRNCHLNENIDRGLLHRAFSVFLFNTENKLLLQQRSDAKITFPGCFTNTCCSHPLSNPQELEEKEAIGVRRAAQRRLKAELGIPMEEVPPEEIDYLTRIHYKAQSDGIWGEHEIDYILFVRKNVTLNPDPNEIKSYCYVTKEELKELLEKAACGEIKLTPWFQIIADSFLFKWWDNLNHLNQFVDHEKIHRM; this is translated from the exons ATGTGGCGCGCTCTGGCGCGGGCGCTGACGATTGGGCGCACGGCCCCGAGGAGCGGGCCCCAgacctgggggcggggcctgcgggaGCATCTCGCGGCGCAGGAGGCGCGCGCGGCGGAGCAGGCGTACCCGGAGCGCGGCCACCTGTG GGTCCGGCGGGCTGCCAGCATGCCGGAGATTGACACGGACAAGCTGGACGCACAGCAGGTGCAACTGCTGGCGGAGATGTGCATCCTCATAGATGAAGAGGACCGTCGCGTCGGGGCGGAGACCAAACGGAACTGCCATCTGAACGAGAACATAGACAGAG GGTTATTGCATCGAGCTTTCAGCGTCTTCTTATTCAACACGGAAAATAAGCTCCTGCTGCAGCAGAGGTCGGATGCTAAAATCACCTTTCCAG GTTGTTTTACCAACACTTGCTGTAGTCATCCGTTAAGTAATCCCCAAGAGCTCGAAGAAAAAGAGGCCATTGGAGTAAGAAGAGCAGCACAGAGGCGTTTAAAGGCTGAATTAGGAATTCCCATGGAAGAG GTTCCTCCAGAAGAAATTGATTACCTCACACGAATTCACTATAAGGCTCAGTCAGATGGTATCTGGGGGGAACATGAAATTGATTATATTCTGTTTGTGAGGAAGAATGTAACTTTGAATCCAGATCCCAATGAGATTAAGAGCTACTGTTACGTGACAAAGGAAGAGCTAAAAGAACTTCTGGAAAAGGCAGCCTGTGGTGAAATTAAGTTAACTCCATGGTTTCAGATTATTGCCgattctttcctctttaaatgGTGGGATAACTTAAATCATTTGAATCAGTTTGTTGACCATGAGAAAATACATAGAATGTGA